One genomic window of [Clostridium] scindens ATCC 35704 includes the following:
- a CDS encoding regulatory protein RecX — protein MTVTKIEPVTKSKYKIYLDGQFAFVLYKGELSRYQIEEDGLLEEAQYQRIRNDIVLKRAKLRAMHLLTDMGRTESQLRSKLALGGYPEDIVGEAVEYVKSFGYIDDMEYARSFIESRKDKKSRKELYAALSQKGVEKELIEQAFEECYGNEDSRAAIEAILQKKKYDPHTADHAQTQKILGYLVRKGFHYEDIRQVIQVSEWNA, from the coding sequence ATGACGGTGACGAAGATAGAGCCGGTGACGAAGTCAAAATATAAGATATATCTGGACGGACAGTTCGCCTTTGTATTATACAAAGGCGAACTGTCCCGCTATCAGATAGAGGAAGACGGCCTTCTTGAGGAAGCGCAGTATCAAAGGATACGTAATGATATCGTGCTTAAGCGGGCCAAACTACGGGCCATGCATCTGCTGACCGATATGGGGCGTACTGAATCCCAGTTAAGGAGCAAGCTTGCGCTTGGCGGATATCCGGAAGACATTGTAGGAGAGGCCGTGGAGTATGTAAAATCCTTTGGGTATATCGATGATATGGAATATGCGAGAAGTTTTATCGAGAGCCGGAAGGATAAGAAGAGCCGGAAAGAACTGTATGCAGCCTTGAGCCAGAAGGGCGTGGAGAAGGAATTGATCGAGCAGGCCTTTGAGGAATGTTATGGAAATGAGGATTCCCGGGCGGCAATTGAGGCAATTTTACAGAAGAAAAAGTATGATCCGCATACGGCAGACCATGCGCAAACCCAGAAAATACTGGGATATCTGGTACGCAAAGGCTTCCATTACGAAGACATCCGTCAAGTGATACAAGTTTCTGAGTGGAATGCTTGA
- the recA gene encoding recombinase RecA: protein MASDDKKRALDAAIAKLEKDFGKGTVMKLGDPAAQVAVETIPTGSLSLDLALGLGGVPKGRVVEVYGPESSGKTTVALHMIAEVQKRGGIAGFIDAEHALDPAYAKNIGVDIDELYISQPDSGDQALEIAETMVRSGAMDIIVVDSVAALVPRQEIEGDMGDSHVGLQARLMSQALRKLTPVISKSNCVVIFINQLREKVGVMFGNPETTTGGRALKFYASIRMDVRRIETLKQSGEMVGNRTRVKIVKNKIAPPFKEAEFDIMFGKGISKEGDILDLAVSIDLVNKSGAWFAYNGNKIGQGRENAKSYLAEHPEVMEELEKKIREHYDLDRDPASAAGEEKSEEKKATGRKAKEEA from the coding sequence ATGGCAAGTGATGATAAGAAGCGGGCATTGGATGCAGCGATAGCAAAGTTGGAGAAGGATTTTGGAAAAGGCACGGTTATGAAACTGGGCGATCCGGCGGCTCAAGTGGCAGTGGAGACGATTCCCACAGGTTCCTTAAGCCTTGATCTGGCGCTGGGGCTTGGCGGCGTTCCGAAGGGGCGCGTGGTCGAGGTATATGGCCCGGAATCCAGTGGTAAGACGACGGTTGCATTACATATGATTGCAGAGGTCCAGAAGCGCGGAGGAATCGCAGGATTCATTGACGCAGAGCATGCCCTGGATCCGGCCTATGCCAAGAATATCGGCGTTGATATAGATGAACTATATATTTCGCAGCCTGACAGCGGGGATCAGGCGCTTGAGATTGCTGAGACCATGGTAAGATCCGGCGCTATGGATATCATAGTGGTAGACTCGGTTGCTGCCCTGGTTCCAAGGCAGGAGATCGAGGGAGATATGGGGGACAGCCACGTAGGACTCCAGGCAAGGCTGATGTCCCAGGCACTCCGCAAACTGACTCCGGTTATCAGCAAGTCTAACTGCGTCGTTATCTTCATTAACCAGTTAAGAGAGAAAGTAGGGGTTATGTTTGGCAATCCTGAGACAACCACGGGAGGCCGGGCGCTGAAGTTCTATGCTTCCATCCGTATGGATGTCAGAAGGATAGAGACTCTGAAGCAGAGCGGCGAGATGGTGGGGAACAGGACCCGTGTCAAGATCGTGAAGAATAAGATCGCGCCTCCGTTTAAGGAAGCAGAATTTGATATCATGTTCGGAAAAGGCATATCCAAGGAGGGTGACATCCTGGATCTGGCAGTAAGCATTGACCTGGTCAACAAAAGCGGAGCCTGGTTTGCATATAATGGCAATAAGATCGGCCAGGGCCGGGAGAACGCCAAGTCATATCTGGCTGAGCATCCGGAAGTGATGGAAGAACTGGAGAAGAAGATTCGGGAACACTATGACCTTGACCGGGATCCGGCATCTGCTGCAGGAGAAGAGAAGTCGGAAGAGAAGAAGGCAACAGGCAGAAAGGCGAAAGAGGAAGCATAA
- a CDS encoding D-alanyl-D-alanine carboxypeptidase family protein, with product MVWQMRKNRLLGILLACILLIQPFSAQAKESDAADEPDNLYAQSAVLMDADSGRVLFGKNENEAKPMASTTKIMTCIMALENMEEGQIVAASDYAASQPKVRLGVRGKEEYYLKDILYSLMLESHNDSAVVVAEGIAGSVEAFAGLMNQKAEEIGCKDTYFVTPNGLDAYDDGGTHSTTARDLASIMRYCIMESPKKDEFLEITGTKNYHFTNVAGDREFSCNNHNAFLDMMDGALTGKTGFTGDAGYCYVGALRKDGKTFIVALLACGWPNNKDYKWKDTKALMEYGLANYEYRNVWEEPALSQIRVQEGVSAGNPYKRESKVQAVVKGGEKEVNALLKADEKAEVKRKVKDHLKAPLKKGQKVGEIQYLLEGKEIASFDVVTDRKVEKRSVLWCLNQALQRVCL from the coding sequence ATGGTGTGGCAGATGAGAAAGAACCGATTATTAGGAATTCTCCTTGCTTGTATTTTGTTGATCCAGCCTTTTAGCGCCCAGGCGAAAGAGTCGGATGCCGCGGACGAGCCGGATAATCTGTACGCCCAGTCAGCAGTATTGATGGATGCTGACAGTGGGCGTGTTTTATTTGGAAAGAATGAAAACGAGGCAAAGCCTATGGCCAGCACGACAAAGATAATGACGTGCATAATGGCCCTGGAGAATATGGAAGAGGGACAGATCGTGGCGGCCTCCGATTATGCGGCCAGCCAGCCCAAAGTCAGGCTGGGGGTCAGGGGAAAAGAAGAGTACTATCTGAAGGATATTCTGTATTCCCTGATGCTGGAATCCCACAACGACAGCGCAGTAGTGGTTGCGGAAGGAATCGCAGGCTCCGTGGAGGCATTTGCAGGACTGATGAACCAGAAGGCGGAGGAAATCGGATGCAAGGATACATATTTTGTGACGCCCAACGGGCTTGACGCTTACGATGATGGAGGAACCCACTCTACAACGGCCAGGGATCTGGCCTCTATTATGCGCTACTGCATCATGGAATCTCCAAAAAAGGATGAATTCCTTGAGATCACAGGCACTAAGAATTATCATTTTACCAATGTGGCAGGAGACCGTGAATTCTCCTGCAATAACCACAATGCTTTCCTGGATATGATGGATGGCGCGCTGACGGGAAAGACAGGATTTACCGGCGATGCGGGATACTGCTATGTAGGCGCGCTGAGGAAGGACGGCAAGACGTTTATCGTGGCGCTGCTGGCCTGCGGATGGCCCAATAATAAGGACTATAAGTGGAAGGATACCAAGGCCTTGATGGAATATGGGCTTGCCAATTATGAGTACCGGAATGTATGGGAGGAACCCGCCCTTTCCCAGATTAGAGTTCAGGAAGGAGTATCGGCCGGGAATCCTTATAAGAGGGAATCCAAGGTGCAGGCCGTAGTCAAGGGGGGAGAAAAAGAAGTTAATGCCCTTCTGAAGGCAGATGAAAAGGCAGAGGTCAAAAGGAAGGTAAAAGACCACCTCAAAGCCCCGCTAAAGAAGGGGCAGAAGGTAGGGGAGATTCAATATCTTCTGGAAGGAAAGGAGATTGCATCCTTTGATGTGGTGACGGATAGAAAAGTAGAAAAGAGAAGCGTGTTGTGGTGCCTGAATCAGGCGCTTCAAAGAGTATGCCTGTAG
- the scpB gene encoding SMC-Scp complex subunit ScpB has product MEEVEINKLEGVIEAILFTMGESVELNKIAAAIEHDEETTRKIIHRMMDKYEAEDRGVRIIELEDAFQMCTKTQMYEYLIRVAKQPKKYVLTDVLLETLSIIAYKQPVTKLEIEKIRGVKSDHAVNKLVEYNLVCEKGRMEAPGKPILFGTTEEFLRRFSIQSVEDLPSLNPEQMESFKEEAEEEIQLKLDI; this is encoded by the coding sequence ATGGAAGAAGTGGAAATCAACAAATTAGAAGGCGTGATAGAGGCGATTCTTTTCACCATGGGCGAGTCGGTGGAACTGAATAAGATTGCGGCCGCTATCGAGCATGACGAAGAGACGACCAGAAAGATCATACATAGAATGATGGACAAGTATGAGGCAGAAGACAGGGGCGTCAGGATTATCGAACTTGAAGATGCGTTTCAGATGTGTACGAAGACGCAGATGTACGAGTATCTGATCCGGGTGGCGAAGCAGCCCAAGAAGTACGTGCTGACAGACGTCCTGCTGGAGACGCTGTCCATTATCGCCTATAAGCAGCCAGTTACGAAACTGGAGATCGAGAAGATCCGGGGCGTGAAATCAGACCATGCCGTTAACAAGCTGGTGGAGTATAACCTGGTGTGCGAGAAAGGCAGGATGGAGGCTCCTGGCAAGCCGATCTTGTTTGGCACGACGGAAGAGTTCCTTCGAAGGTTCAGCATCCAGTCGGTAGAGGATCTGCCAAGCCTGAATCCTGAGCAGATGGAAAGTTTTAAGGAAGAGGCGGAAGAAGAGATCCAGTTAAAATTGGATATCTGA
- a CDS encoding segregation and condensation protein A — MGIPVKLQVFEGPLDLLLHLIDKNKIDIYDIPIVEITSQYMDYIKAMDKEDLNIMSEFLVMAATLLDIKCRMLLPKEVNEEGEEEDPRQELVEQLLEYKMYKYMSYELRDRQVEGEQVMYKAPTIPQEVLGYVEPVDLDALLGDLTLSKLNRIFKDVMKKQVDKIDPVRSKFGKIEKEEVTLPDKLDYVTEYAKSHGRFSFRELLKKQSSKTQIVVTFLAILQLMKEGVIMIRQEQPFDDIMILPKRES, encoded by the coding sequence ATGGGAATTCCGGTAAAACTGCAGGTCTTCGAAGGACCGCTGGACCTGCTTCTACATTTGATAGATAAAAATAAGATCGATATCTATGATATTCCGATTGTGGAGATCACGAGCCAGTATATGGACTACATCAAGGCCATGGACAAGGAAGATTTGAACATCATGAGCGAGTTTCTTGTGATGGCTGCGACACTTCTGGATATTAAATGCAGAATGCTTCTTCCGAAGGAAGTCAATGAGGAGGGAGAAGAAGAGGATCCCAGGCAGGAACTGGTGGAGCAGCTGCTGGAGTACAAGATGTACAAGTATATGTCCTATGAACTGCGGGACAGGCAGGTAGAGGGCGAGCAGGTGATGTATAAGGCGCCTACGATTCCACAGGAAGTGCTGGGCTATGTAGAGCCGGTAGATCTGGATGCCCTGCTGGGGGATCTGACCCTTTCCAAACTGAACCGCATCTTTAAGGATGTGATGAAGAAGCAGGTGGATAAGATCGACCCTGTCCGCAGCAAATTTGGCAAGATTGAAAAGGAAGAAGTCACATTACCGGATAAGCTTGATTATGTCACGGAATATGCGAAAAGCCATGGCAGATTCAGTTTCCGGGAACTGCTGAAGAAGCAGAGTTCCAAAACGCAGATCGTGGTAACGTTCCTTGCCATTTTGCAGTTAATGAAGGAAGGCGTGATCATGATCCGGCAGGAACAGCCATTTGATGATATTATGATTCTGCCGAAACGTGAATCTTAA
- a CDS encoding metallophosphoesterase yields MVAASGVKGEDRLNILIIAIVIIILGMIVENIRELHGFRTTVYKIASPKLMGLQEEKRIVFLSDLHNYSYGEENGRLFQAIISARPDLILIGGDMLVRKDGNSYEDTLRFLCRLPSICKVYYANGNHEQKLKERPEAYSQSYKDYQSRLCSAGIVFLENESVRIPWDGAGICITGLEIGLDGYRKFGRRPMEEEEIESRVGAADSSYQILLAHNPAYVEAYRKWGADLILSGHLHGGIVRIPGIGGVIAPDLTLFPKYSGDIYREEDATVVVSKGLGAHSVPIRLLNPAEMVVLVLNED; encoded by the coding sequence ATGGTGGCCGCTTCGGGAGTTAAAGGAGAAGATAGGTTGAATATTCTAATCATTGCTATTGTAATCATCATCTTGGGAATGATCGTTGAGAATATCCGGGAACTGCATGGATTCAGAACAACGGTATATAAAATTGCATCCCCTAAGTTAATGGGGCTACAGGAAGAGAAGCGGATCGTATTCTTGAGCGATCTGCATAACTACAGTTATGGAGAGGAGAATGGGAGGCTGTTTCAGGCAATTATCAGCGCCCGGCCGGATCTGATCCTGATTGGCGGGGACATGCTGGTAAGAAAGGACGGAAATTCCTATGAAGACACGCTTCGCTTTCTTTGCCGCCTTCCGTCCATCTGCAAGGTATACTATGCCAATGGAAACCATGAGCAGAAGTTAAAAGAAAGGCCAGAAGCATATAGCCAGTCCTATAAGGACTATCAGAGCCGGCTTTGCAGCGCGGGGATCGTATTTCTTGAAAATGAGTCCGTAAGGATTCCATGGGATGGCGCCGGCATCTGCATTACCGGACTTGAGATCGGACTTGACGGCTACAGAAAGTTTGGAAGGCGGCCGATGGAAGAAGAAGAGATCGAGTCCAGGGTAGGGGCGGCGGATTCCTCCTACCAGATACTGCTGGCCCATAATCCTGCCTATGTGGAGGCATACAGGAAATGGGGAGCAGATCTGATACTTTCCGGACATCTCCATGGCGGAATCGTAAGGATTCCGGGAATCGGCGGCGTGATTGCTCCGGACCTCACCTTGTTTCCCAAATATTCGGGAGACATATACAGGGAAGAGGATGCTACGGTTGTCGTAAGCAAGGGCTTAGGCGCCCACTCCGTCCCCATCCGTCTGTTAAATCCGGCGGAAATGGTAGTTCTTGTGCTGAATGAGGATTAA
- a CDS encoding D-alanyl-D-alanine carboxypeptidase family protein — protein sequence MKQILAAILSALLCVQPVFAMPVKEPVLYTDAQGEAEDNDETQKNSNTQEPAEGQEAADTKDSAGGQAAGSTGNEAGPQVGAPSAILMEASTGQIIYEKDADEQRPPASVTKIMTLLLIFDALDSGKISLKDEVSTSEYAASMGGSQVFLEPGETQTVDTMIKCIAVASANDACVAMAEYICGNEEEFVKQMNQRAKGLGMENTHFVNCNGLDTDGHLTTARDIALMSRELITTYPQIHDYSMIWMENITHTTKKGTTEFGLTNTNKLVRQYEYATGLKTGSTDKAKYCVSATAKKDGMELIAVIMAAPDHKQRFTDATTLLNYGFGKCNKYEEEKAKSIQPAKVSRGVAETVKVRQKTPFAYVDITGADLKTIERKEALNKKIKAPVKKGDKVGKAKYFLSGKEIGSIDIVAAESVDEISYKSAMGDTVKKFLL from the coding sequence ATGAAACAGATTCTGGCAGCAATTTTAAGCGCCTTGCTCTGTGTACAGCCCGTATTTGCAATGCCGGTCAAGGAACCAGTCCTGTATACGGATGCACAGGGGGAAGCAGAAGATAACGATGAAACGCAAAAGAACTCCAATACGCAGGAACCCGCCGAAGGGCAGGAGGCCGCCGATACCAAAGACTCTGCCGGGGGGCAGGCCGCCGGCAGCACAGGGAATGAGGCTGGCCCCCAGGTCGGCGCTCCATCCGCAATCCTGATGGAAGCGTCCACCGGTCAGATCATATATGAAAAGGATGCAGATGAGCAGAGACCTCCGGCCAGCGTGACCAAGATCATGACGCTGCTTCTGATCTTTGACGCTCTGGATTCCGGAAAGATCAGCCTGAAAGATGAAGTCTCCACATCCGAATATGCCGCCTCCATGGGAGGCTCCCAGGTGTTCCTGGAACCGGGTGAGACGCAGACGGTAGATACGATGATCAAATGCATCGCCGTTGCCAGCGCAAATGATGCCTGCGTGGCAATGGCCGAGTACATCTGCGGCAATGAAGAAGAATTTGTAAAGCAGATGAATCAGAGGGCGAAAGGCCTGGGAATGGAAAATACGCATTTCGTAAACTGCAATGGGCTGGATACGGATGGACATCTGACCACTGCCCGCGACATAGCGCTGATGTCAAGAGAATTGATCACTACATATCCGCAGATTCACGACTACTCTATGATATGGATGGAGAATATCACGCATACGACGAAAAAAGGAACCACAGAGTTCGGCCTGACTAACACGAACAAGCTGGTAAGGCAGTATGAATATGCTACCGGCCTGAAAACAGGTTCCACGGATAAGGCCAAATACTGCGTGTCAGCAACCGCCAAGAAAGACGGGATGGAATTGATCGCAGTAATTATGGCGGCTCCGGATCACAAGCAGCGGTTTACGGACGCTACCACGCTGCTCAATTACGGGTTTGGGAAATGCAATAAGTATGAGGAAGAGAAGGCAAAATCCATTCAGCCTGCAAAAGTATCACGGGGGGTAGCGGAGACGGTAAAGGTACGGCAGAAGACGCCCTTTGCCTATGTAGACATTACTGGAGCGGACCTTAAGACCATTGAGCGTAAAGAGGCCTTGAACAAGAAGATCAAGGCACCCGTGAAGAAAGGCGACAAGGTGGGAAAAGCAAAATATTTCTTAAGTGGAAAAGAGATCGGCAGCATAGACATCGTGGCTGCTGAATCGGTGGATGAGATCAGTTATAAAAGCGCGATGGGCGACACCGTCAAAAAATTCCTGCTGTAG
- a CDS encoding alpha/beta-type small acid-soluble spore protein, which translates to MASRSSNRAAVPEAKGALDKFKYEVANELGVPLTDGYNGDLTSRQNGSVGGYMVKKMIEQQEKQMAGK; encoded by the coding sequence ATGGCAAGTCGTTCATCAAACAGAGCAGCCGTACCTGAAGCAAAGGGTGCATTGGACAAATTCAAATATGAGGTTGCAAACGAATTAGGAGTACCGTTAACAGACGGATACAACGGAGACCTGACATCTAGACAGAATGGTTCTGTCGGCGGATATATGGTTAAGAAAATGATCGAACAGCAAGAGAAACAGATGGCTGGCAAATAA
- the recG gene encoding ATP-dependent DNA helicase RecG, whose product MIENTSIKELKGIGEKTQKLFEKVGVSTVGDLIRYYPRGYDVYEDPVPISEVEEGKVQTVAGAIFGRVQVSGNRNMQVTTIHVKDLTGTIKAVWFRMPFLRNTLAGGGKIILRGRVTSRKGGLAMEHPEIFYPAGKYEEKIHTLQPVYGLTAGLSNNVVAKAMHQALSQLDLTRETLPDELRLKYGLAEYNYAIRGIHFPEDKEVFYHARERLVFEEFLEFILSIRKMKDKNERIENEYIVQRKPEVDELIGRLPYELTKAQKKVWDEIAHDMASDTAMSRLVQGDVGSGKTIVAVLALISVALNGYQGAMMAPTEVLARQHYDSITRLLEEYGIKIKVELLTGSMTAKEKRRAYDRIECGYARIIIGTHALIQDRVYYDCLALVVTDEQHRFGVKQREAFARKGGMPHVLVMSATPIPRTLAIILYGDLDISVIDELPANRLPIKNCVVETGYRKTAYAFMKKQVGEGRQCYVICPMVEESEQLEVENVLDYAAMLQEEMGKGIVVSCLHGRMRQAEKDDIMERFGRCEIQILVSTTVIEVGIDVPNATVMMIENAERFGLAQLHQLRGRVGRGKHQSYCIFMSGSKAKETRERLNILNESNDGFKIASEDLRLRGPGDLFGIRQSGMMDFKLGDVFQDAKVLQMANEAADLLLNDENGWLKNLPKHEGTSSVII is encoded by the coding sequence ATGATAGAAAACACAAGCATAAAAGAATTAAAAGGAATAGGCGAAAAGACCCAGAAACTATTTGAAAAGGTAGGAGTCTCTACGGTGGGAGACTTAATCAGGTATTATCCCAGAGGCTATGATGTCTATGAAGATCCTGTACCGATCAGCGAAGTGGAGGAAGGAAAGGTCCAGACGGTGGCCGGGGCTATCTTCGGAAGAGTCCAGGTATCGGGAAACCGTAATATGCAGGTGACGACCATCCATGTCAAAGATCTGACCGGTACCATCAAGGCAGTCTGGTTTCGGATGCCTTTTCTGCGGAACACGCTCGCGGGGGGCGGAAAGATCATACTTAGAGGCAGGGTTACAAGCCGCAAGGGCGGCCTTGCGATGGAGCACCCGGAAATCTTCTATCCGGCCGGGAAGTATGAGGAGAAGATTCACACGCTGCAGCCGGTCTATGGGCTGACTGCAGGCCTGTCCAACAATGTGGTGGCCAAGGCTATGCATCAGGCGCTGTCCCAGCTGGACCTGACCCGTGAAACGCTTCCGGACGAGCTTCGTCTCAAGTATGGGCTTGCTGAATATAACTATGCCATCCGGGGCATTCATTTCCCGGAGGACAAGGAAGTGTTCTATCATGCCAGGGAGCGGCTTGTATTCGAGGAATTCTTAGAGTTCATCCTGTCTATCCGAAAGATGAAGGATAAAAATGAAAGGATAGAGAATGAATACATTGTCCAAAGGAAGCCGGAAGTGGATGAATTGATTGGAAGGCTGCCATATGAGCTTACGAAAGCCCAGAAGAAAGTATGGGATGAGATTGCCCATGACATGGCATCAGATACCGCCATGTCAAGGCTGGTACAAGGAGATGTAGGATCCGGGAAGACGATCGTGGCGGTACTGGCTCTTATCAGCGTTGCGCTAAATGGATATCAGGGAGCCATGATGGCGCCGACGGAAGTCCTGGCACGGCAGCACTATGATTCGATTACCCGGCTGCTGGAAGAATACGGGATAAAGATTAAAGTAGAACTTCTCACCGGATCCATGACGGCAAAAGAAAAGAGACGAGCCTATGATCGGATCGAATGCGGATATGCCAGGATCATCATAGGAACCCACGCGCTGATCCAGGATCGGGTCTATTATGATTGCCTGGCGCTGGTAGTCACGGATGAGCAGCATCGGTTCGGAGTCAAGCAAAGGGAGGCGTTTGCAAGGAAAGGCGGAATGCCCCATGTGCTGGTCATGAGCGCGACGCCAATCCCCAGAACGCTGGCGATCATCCTATATGGCGACTTGGACATCTCCGTGATTGACGAACTTCCGGCAAACCGTCTGCCGATCAAGAACTGCGTGGTGGAAACCGGTTACCGGAAGACGGCCTATGCGTTTATGAAAAAGCAGGTAGGAGAAGGCAGGCAATGCTATGTGATCTGTCCGATGGTGGAAGAAAGCGAGCAGCTGGAAGTGGAGAATGTATTGGACTATGCGGCCATGCTGCAGGAAGAGATGGGAAAAGGCATCGTAGTTTCCTGTCTCCATGGGAGGATGCGGCAGGCCGAGAAGGATGATATCATGGAGCGGTTCGGACGCTGCGAGATACAGATACTGGTATCTACCACGGTGATCGAGGTAGGAATCGATGTGCCCAATGCCACGGTCATGATGATCGAGAATGCCGAGCGGTTCGGACTGGCCCAGCTTCATCAGCTAAGAGGCCGGGTGGGAAGAGGAAAGCATCAGTCCTACTGTATCTTCATGAGCGGCTCCAAGGCAAAAGAAACCAGAGAACGGCTGAATATCCTGAATGAATCCAACGACGGTTTCAAGATTGCCAGCGAAGACTTGAGGCTGCGCGGCCCGGGAGATCTCTTTGGAATCCGCCAAAGCGGCATGATGGACTTTAAGCTGGGCGACGTATTCCAGGATGCGAAGGTGCTCCAAATGGCAAATGAGGCCGCGGATCTGCTTTTAAATGATGAAAACGGCTGGTTGAAAAATCTTCCAAAACATGAAGGAACTTCTAGTGTAATAATCTGA
- a CDS encoding DAK2 domain-containing protein — translation MATKTINVDMLAKMFLAGAQNIEAQKEFINELNVFPVPDGDTGTNMSLTIISAAKEVMALEKPDMKDLAKAISSGSLRGARGNSGVILSQLLRGFTKSIREEKEIDVLSLAAACARARDTAYKAVMKPKEGTILTVASGIAEKAAEMAGETEDLEEFIPAVIEHAKAVLEKTPDMLPVLKEAGVVDSGGQGLLEVIKGAYDAFQGKEIDYSAIAPKNASASAGAVKINSQEPVDIKFGYCTEFIILTEKEFTEDNEQEFKAYLSSIGDSIVCVADDDVVKVHVHTNDPGLAIQKALTFGQLSRMKIDNMREEHQEKLIKDAEKLAAQDAAKETPKKPDEPRKAMGFITVSIGEGLNEIFKELGADYIIEGGQTMNPSTEDMLNAIDQVNADSIFILPNNKNIVLAANQAKALVKDKEIIVIPTKTVPQGITAIINFVPDADAKTNEETMLEEIKNVKSGQVTYAVRDTKIDDKEIHEGDIMGIGDSGILAVGKGIEETTKEMLSQLVDEDSELISLYYGEEVREEDAQRFTEEVESLYPDVDVDAHFGGQPIYYYVLAVE, via the coding sequence TCTGACGATCATATCAGCGGCGAAGGAAGTGATGGCGCTTGAGAAGCCGGACATGAAGGATTTGGCGAAGGCCATATCATCAGGCTCCCTGCGCGGGGCACGAGGGAATTCGGGCGTAATCCTATCCCAGCTGCTCAGAGGATTCACCAAGTCGATCCGTGAAGAGAAAGAGATAGACGTGCTGTCATTAGCAGCTGCCTGCGCCAGGGCAAGAGATACGGCTTATAAGGCAGTCATGAAGCCAAAGGAGGGAACCATCCTTACCGTTGCCAGCGGAATTGCTGAAAAAGCGGCGGAGATGGCAGGGGAGACGGAAGACTTGGAAGAGTTCATCCCTGCAGTCATCGAGCATGCTAAGGCGGTGCTTGAGAAGACTCCGGATATGCTTCCGGTACTGAAGGAAGCGGGGGTAGTGGATTCCGGCGGCCAGGGACTTCTTGAAGTAATTAAAGGCGCATACGATGCCTTCCAGGGCAAGGAGATTGACTACAGCGCCATTGCGCCAAAGAATGCGTCAGCATCTGCGGGAGCAGTGAAGATCAATTCACAGGAGCCGGTAGATATCAAGTTTGGCTACTGTACAGAATTCATTATTCTGACAGAGAAGGAATTTACGGAAGACAATGAGCAGGAGTTCAAGGCATACTTAAGCTCCATCGGTGATTCCATCGTCTGCGTAGCGGATGATGACGTGGTAAAGGTGCATGTGCACACCAATGATCCGGGGCTTGCGATCCAGAAGGCCCTGACATTCGGCCAGCTGTCCCGCATGAAGATAGACAATATGCGGGAAGAGCATCAGGAAAAATTGATTAAGGACGCAGAAAAACTGGCAGCGCAGGACGCGGCAAAGGAAACGCCGAAGAAGCCTGATGAGCCGAGAAAAGCGATGGGATTCATCACGGTCTCCATCGGAGAAGGGTTGAATGAGATATTCAAGGAATTAGGCGCAGACTATATTATCGAGGGCGGGCAGACTATGAATCCGAGTACCGAGGATATGCTCAATGCCATTGATCAGGTGAATGCCGACAGTATTTTCATCCTGCCTAACAACAAGAATATCGTACTTGCTGCGAATCAGGCAAAGGCGCTCGTGAAGGACAAGGAGATTATCGTCATTCCAACCAAGACGGTTCCTCAGGGAATTACTGCGATTATTAATTTTGTTCCGGATGCGGATGCAAAGACGAATGAAGAGACGATGCTGGAAGAGATCAAGAATGTCAAATCCGGGCAGGTGACTTATGCTGTCAGGGATACGAAGATTGACGACAAGGAGATCCATGAGGGAGATATCATGGGCATCGGCGACAGCGGCATTCTGGCAGTGGGCAAGGGAATCGAAGAGACGACGAAGGAGATGCTGTCCCAGCTGGTAGACGAGGATTCAGAACTCATCAGCCTTTACTACGGAGAAGAAGTAAGGGAAGAGGACGCGCAGAGATTTACCGAAGAAGTGGAGAGCCTGTATCCTGACGTAGACGTGGATGCCCATTTTGGAGGCCAGCCGATCTACTATTATGTGCTGGCGGTTGAATAA